The DNA segment CTACCTGATGAAGGGTGAGGAGATCGCGTACTCCTTCAAACACCGCCCTACTGGGCTAATACCGTGGTTGAAATCCCTGCTCGGATATGGAGAGAGCCACTGGTACGTTACGGACGACCGGCTCATCAAGTACGACAAGATGGCGGGCGGCTTCGGCTTCCGAGAAGTCCCCCTCGATAACATCACGTCAGTCGAGTACGGCCGACAAATCGACTTTCAAGCGTTGGTGCTCGGAGTTATCACGATACCGATTCTCATCGGTATCCTCATCATTCTCGTCGCACTCTTCCAGCGACCACAGGTTCTCGAGTTACACGTCTCTGGCGGATCGAACCTCAAAGTGGAAATCTCGAAGGGGACCGACATCGAGGAGGTTCTCTGATACCTGCCCGCCCAGCGGAAGATCGACTCGGCGAAGCACCGAGTGTAACTAGCATCCGGCGATCTATCTGCTTTGGTTGGGGAGCGTCGTGACGGTGTGGAGCGTCCAGGGAAGAGATGGTACACGGAACTCTCCTGATCGCGACCCCACCCCGACGGTCGATAGCGGCTATTCAACGCGAGTCCTGCTCTGCTCACGCATGAACTGCTGGAGGTACCAGTAGCCGCCGGCAAACTTGCCGGTCGTCCCGGAGAACTTCCAGCCGCCGAAGGGCTGGGCCTGCACGAGCGCTCCCGTGGTTGCGCTCTGGGTTCGGTTGGCGTAACACATTCCGGACTCGACCTCGTCGAACCAGCGCTCGACCTCCTCGTCGTCCTCCGAAAAGATGCCCGCACAGAGGCCGTAATCGCTGTCGTTGGACTTCTCGATGCCCTCCCGCAAGCCAGACACGGGATGAACGGTCACGAACGGGAGGAAGTGCTCCTCTCGAGCGAGGTCGTGCTCGTGGGGGATGTCGGTAACGACGGTGGGTTCGACGTATCGCCCCTCAGGCAGGTCATCGTCGTCGACGACGGACCCGCCCGTCCGGACCGTCCCGTCGGTCCGTGCCTGTTCGGTGATTCGCCGATATCGTTCGAGCGCACCGTCGTCGATGACGGGATTGACGACGGTTTCGAGTTTCTCACTGCGACCGATCCCCAACTGCTCGGTCGCGTCCACCAGTCGATCGGTGAACTCGTCGAAGATGTCCTCGTAGACGTACACGCGAGAGGTCGCCGAACACTTCTGGCCGCTGAACGAGAACGCGCCCTTCGTGACCCCTTCGACCGCACCGTCGAGGTCGGCCTCGTCGCTGACGATGACCGGATTCTTCCCCCCGAGTTCGGCGATGACGGGCCCGCGCTTGCCCCGCTCCCGGAACGTCCGCTCGATATCGAGGCCGACTTCGCGCGATCCCGTGAACGCCACACCCGCGACGTCCTCGTGTTCGGTGAGGGGTTGGCCGACCTCCCGACCGCCTCCCGTGACCAAGTTGCACACCCCGTCGGGAATCCCCGCGTCGGTGAGAATGTCGACGTACTTGTGAGCGATCAACGGCGTCGCGCTCGCGGGTTTGGCGACGATGGTGTTTCCGGTGACCATCGCACCGGTAGTCATTCCGACGAGGATGGCCAACGGGAAGTTGAATGGAGCGACGACCGCAAAGACGCCGTACGGGCGTAGCAGGTTCGTGGTGTGCTGGTGCGGCGTCGGTTGGCCGGTATCGAACCGATAGCCGTCGGAGCGCTCCAGTTCCCGGCTATAGAACCGGAGGAAGTCGATAGCCTCGTCGACGTCGGCCATCGCTTCGGTCCGATTCTTCCCGTTTTCGAGGGACATCGTCGCCGCCAACTCGAACTTACGGTCACGCATGCGGTCGGCGGCGGTCCGGAACACCTCGGTGCGCGCGTCGACATCGCGACGCTCCCACTCGGGGAACGCCGCCTTGGCGGCGCTCACCGCGGCGTTGACCTCCGATTCGCCGCCCGCGGCGAACTCGCCGATCTCGAGGTCGAAGTCCCCCGGACTCGTCACTTCGAATCGGTCGTCTGTATCGACGTTACTGCCGTCGATGTGTAGCCCGTGGTACGCTCCCAGATCAGCCTTCACGGACTCCACCGCTGTCTCGTAGGCCTCGTGGAACTCGTCCTCGTCTCCGTTCTGTTGATAGGTGAGAAGCGTCAGTTCGTTCTCGAACTCTTCGGGGTGCACGGGCCTATAAGGCCCTTGGCGTGTTTATATGTTCGTCTCACTATACTGGTGGATTCCACGTTTGCCCACCATATTCCCGCTCGAAGTCGGAACTTGCGTGTTTGAGCCTCAGTATAGGTGTTATCTGACGCTCCGAATCGGCTATTGACGGGGTGAGTGAGCTTAACCGAATACCACTCGAGGTGCTTCGAGGAGGTCACACCGAGGAGTGACCACACCGTTATCCGTATCGGTCGCCTACTGAGAAGGATGCCAGATGACAAACAGGGCCGAGATGAGAACGCGGATGACGAAGAGGGACGCCAGCCAGAGCGGGAGCAGGAGGAAGTACGTGACCGCGCCCATGAAGACCAAGCGAAGCTTGGCGACCCTAGTGGCCAGCTCGGTGACCTCGATGAAGCGCTCGAAGCACAGGAGTATCCAACCACGACGAACGAATTGGTCGAGGCCTACGGCGACTACGAGATCGAAACTCAGCGAGGGACGGAATCCCTCGAAGAAGTACTTGCTTCGACTGAGAACCAAACGTTCGACTCTGCCGATGACGTTCGAAGTCGGATACTGGGACTGATACACCGCTAGTGAACGCGGCCCAATCACCCCCGTCTCGCTAATCGGGACATCCCTGAATTTGAGACGTGTATTACTCTGTATACAGCCCGGCGGATACCAAGCTCTCTCGTGTGACTGTGGGGCGTACTGACCCGACGTACCGCGATGGTATTCAGCAGGTTCCCACGAAGGAAATGCTTTTCCTACTCAGGTACGGAGAAGGGGCAATGAGTTCTGGGGGCATCACTCTCGACGAAGTACTCGCCGCCTGTGAGCGAGTGGGGAAGGTCTGCGACCCGGTAACCGCCAGCGAAGTCGGAGAGGAGCTCGGATGTACGCGTCGTGCCGCCCTCAACAAACTCGACGAACTGGCCGAGCGTGGTGACATCGAAAGTAAGACGGTCGGCGCTCGGAGCCGCGTGTGGTGGCGGCCCCCCGACCGTAGCTCTGCTTACGAGCAAGCCGATACCGACGACGCTCCCGCGCCCAGTTCCGTCACAGTCGATGAATCACTCGATGAGATCGACAAACGCCTAGAAGCCGAACTCGACAAGGTGTTCGGTCGGATTTCGGAAGGATTCTACGCACTCGACAACCAGTGGAAATTTACGTATGTCAGCGAACGCGCGAAGGAGCTAATCGACGCCCAGGATATGGATCTCGTCGAAGAGAGTTTCTGGGAGGTGTTCGACGACGAGGCCGACACTGCGTTCTCCGAGAATTATCGGACCGCTATGGAGACGCAGGAACCGACCTTCTTCGAGGTCTACGACGAGACGCTCGACGCGTGGTACGAGGTCCACGCCTACCCCTCCGAGT comes from the Halorussus vallis genome and includes:
- a CDS encoding aldehyde dehydrogenase family protein — translated: MHPEEFENELTLLTYQQNGDEDEFHEAYETAVESVKADLGAYHGLHIDGSNVDTDDRFEVTSPGDFDLEIGEFAAGGESEVNAAVSAAKAAFPEWERRDVDARTEVFRTAADRMRDRKFELAATMSLENGKNRTEAMADVDEAIDFLRFYSRELERSDGYRFDTGQPTPHQHTTNLLRPYGVFAVVAPFNFPLAILVGMTTGAMVTGNTIVAKPASATPLIAHKYVDILTDAGIPDGVCNLVTGGGREVGQPLTEHEDVAGVAFTGSREVGLDIERTFRERGKRGPVIAELGGKNPVIVSDEADLDGAVEGVTKGAFSFSGQKCSATSRVYVYEDIFDEFTDRLVDATEQLGIGRSEKLETVVNPVIDDGALERYRRITEQARTDGTVRTGGSVVDDDDLPEGRYVEPTVVTDIPHEHDLAREEHFLPFVTVHPVSGLREGIEKSNDSDYGLCAGIFSEDDEEVERWFDEVESGMCYANRTQSATTGALVQAQPFGGWKFSGTTGKFAGGYWYLQQFMREQSRTRVE
- a CDS encoding DUF5789 family protein, translating into MPDDKQGRDENADDEEGRQPEREQEEVRDRAHEDQAKLGDPSGQLGDLDEALEAQEYPTTTNELVEAYGDYEIETQRGTESLEEVLASTENQTFDSADDVRSRILGLIHR